The following coding sequences lie in one uncultured Flavobacterium sp. genomic window:
- a CDS encoding aldehyde dehydrogenase family protein, giving the protein MTTIASQFGMNEALEKLGIKLINDGTSTGTQNFASGENLDSFSPVDGKLIASVKMSTAQDYEKVMQAATEAFKTFRLIPAPQRGEIVRQFGQKLRENKEALGKLVSYEMGKSLQEGYGEVQEMIDICDFAVGLSRQLHGLTMHSERPGHRMYEQYHPLGVVGIISAFNFPVAVWSWNTALAWISGDVCVWKPSEKTPLCGIACQNIIAQVIKENNLPEGISCLVNGDYKIGELMTADTRIPLVSATGSTRMGKIVAQAVAGRLGKSLLELGGNNAIIVTPDADIKMTVIGAVFGAVGTAGQRCTSTRRLIIHESIYDKVKDALVAAYKQLRIGNPLDENNHVGPLIDTHAVELYAQALNKVVAEGGNILVEGAVLSGEGYESGCYVRPAIAEAQNSFAIVQHETFAPVLYLIKYSGEVENAIEFQNGVAQGLSSAIMTNNLREAERFLSVTGSDCGIANVNIGTSGAEIGGAFGGEKETGGGRESGSDAWKIYMRRQTNTINYTTSLPLAQGIKFDL; this is encoded by the coding sequence ATGACAACAATAGCATCGCAATTTGGAATGAATGAGGCTCTGGAAAAATTGGGCATCAAATTGATAAATGACGGAACATCAACAGGAACGCAAAATTTTGCTTCAGGAGAAAATCTGGATAGTTTTTCGCCAGTTGACGGAAAATTAATTGCTTCGGTAAAAATGTCAACAGCTCAGGATTACGAAAAAGTAATGCAGGCCGCAACAGAAGCTTTCAAAACATTTCGCTTGATTCCTGCGCCGCAACGTGGAGAAATTGTGCGTCAGTTTGGACAAAAGTTACGCGAAAATAAAGAAGCTCTTGGTAAATTGGTTTCTTATGAAATGGGAAAATCATTGCAGGAAGGATATGGAGAAGTTCAGGAAATGATAGATATCTGTGATTTTGCAGTTGGTTTGTCACGTCAACTTCACGGATTGACAATGCATTCTGAAAGACCGGGACATCGTATGTATGAGCAATATCATCCATTAGGAGTTGTGGGAATTATTTCAGCATTTAATTTTCCAGTAGCAGTTTGGTCATGGAACACCGCTTTAGCATGGATTTCGGGAGATGTTTGTGTATGGAAACCTTCTGAAAAAACACCTCTTTGCGGAATTGCATGTCAAAATATTATTGCTCAGGTTATAAAAGAAAATAATTTACCGGAAGGAATTTCATGTCTGGTAAATGGTGATTATAAAATTGGAGAATTAATGACCGCTGATACACGTATTCCGTTAGTTTCTGCTACAGGTTCAACCCGAATGGGAAAAATTGTTGCACAAGCTGTTGCGGGGCGTTTAGGTAAATCATTGTTGGAGTTAGGAGGAAATAATGCTATTATTGTAACTCCTGATGCAGATATTAAAATGACCGTTATTGGTGCTGTTTTTGGAGCTGTTGGTACGGCTGGACAACGTTGTACATCAACTCGAAGATTGATTATTCACGAAAGTATTTATGATAAAGTAAAAGATGCTTTAGTTGCTGCCTACAAACAATTGCGAATTGGAAATCCGCTTGACGAAAATAATCATGTTGGTCCGCTAATCGATACTCACGCAGTTGAATTGTACGCTCAGGCTTTGAATAAAGTAGTAGCCGAGGGAGGAAATATTTTAGTCGAAGGTGCTGTACTTTCAGGAGAAGGTTACGAAAGTGGCTGTTATGTTAGACCAGCAATTGCCGAGGCTCAAAATTCATTTGCAATTGTACAGCACGAAACATTTGCTCCGGTTTTATATTTGATTAAATACTCAGGAGAAGTTGAGAATGCTATCGAGTTTCAAAACGGAGTTGCACAAGGATTATCGTCAGCTATTATGACTAATAATCTTCGTGAAGCCGAAAGATTCTTATCGGTTACAGGTTCTGATTGCGGAATTGCAAATGTAAATATCGGAACTTCAGGTGCTGAAATTGGTGGTGCATTTGGTGGAGAAAAAGAAACCGGTGGAGGTAGAGAATCCGGATCTGATGCCTGGAAAATTTATATGCGCCGTCAAACCAATACAATAAATTATACTACAAGTTTGCCGTTGGCACAAGGAATTAAATTTGATTTGTAA
- a CDS encoding Bax inhibitor-1/YccA family protein: MNFNSKNPFLSNKRFSSNAVSKAEEVHHAQIIDYNQEMTLSGTINKTAILFLILCGSAMVTWWMAFNEMNAMLPAIGGAIVGLVLVIISAFKPHLSPYLAPGYALFEGLFIGGISAVFEAMYPGIVINAVGATLVTFLVCLGLYKFKIVKVTEQFKSVVVAATLAIATYYLISWIASMIFNFTPVHYGNGMMSIGISVFVIIIAALNLFLDFDQIEKGVQERMPKFMEWYGAMGLMITLVWLYIEFIRLLSKLSSKN, translated from the coding sequence ATGAACTTCAATTCAAAAAATCCATTTTTAAGCAACAAGCGTTTTTCATCAAATGCTGTTTCAAAAGCTGAAGAAGTACACCATGCACAAATTATTGATTACAATCAGGAAATGACTTTGTCAGGTACTATCAATAAAACAGCTATTTTATTTTTAATTTTATGCGGATCTGCAATGGTTACGTGGTGGATGGCATTTAACGAAATGAACGCAATGTTACCTGCGATTGGCGGTGCTATAGTAGGACTTGTTTTAGTAATAATTTCAGCATTCAAACCGCATCTTTCTCCCTATTTAGCTCCAGGTTATGCCTTATTTGAAGGACTGTTTATTGGTGGAATTTCTGCAGTTTTTGAAGCTATGTATCCCGGAATTGTAATTAATGCTGTTGGTGCAACATTAGTGACATTTTTAGTTTGTTTAGGTTTATATAAATTTAAAATTGTAAAAGTTACAGAACAGTTCAAATCAGTTGTTGTTGCTGCTACTTTGGCAATTGCTACTTATTATTTAATTTCATGGATCGCTTCTATGATTTTTAATTTTACTCCTGTTCATTACGGAAATGGAATGATGAGTATTGGAATTAGTGTTTTTGTAATTATCATTGCTGCTTTAAACCTATTTTTAGATTTCGATCAAATCGAAAAAGGAGTTCAGGAAAGAATGCCAAAATTTATGGAATGGTACGGTGCGATGGGATTAATGATTACATTAGTTTGGTTGTACATTGAATTCATCCGATTATTATCAAAATTATCAAGCAAGAATTAA
- a CDS encoding NADH-quinone oxidoreductase subunit N — translation MNTLIAITGLGIFCLLFEILNLRKAIVPITIIGLLGVLALNFYEFGLEQSYYNNMITVSKFSTAFSSLFIILTIFLVALSHNFYEDHPTKISDFIAIKVFLLAGGVAMVSFGNLAMFFLGIEILSIALYVLAASDRLNIKSNEAGMKYFLMGSFASGIILFGICLIYGAMGSFDIAEIHESSLSAELPIWFPIGMILMIIGMLFKIAAVPFHFWAPDVYEGSPALTTALMSTLAKVIAIATLYKLVSALNLVPSLDNQDLLGTFETIVVIISIASMTVGNIMALRQVNVKRMLAFSGISHAGFMLMTLLTVATSAGVLLYYTAAYALAGIAAFSVILYVCKNQDNEDITNFHGLGKTNPLLAAILTGSLLSMAGIPIFSGFFAKLFLFNQTIQAGYIALVIVAVINSIISVGYYFKLILAMYSKEPNQERTGKPFLIYAVAIISIALNIALGLFPSLVLDLLK, via the coding sequence ATGAATACATTAATAGCTATAACAGGATTGGGTATTTTCTGCCTATTGTTTGAAATTCTTAATTTAAGAAAGGCCATTGTTCCTATTACCATTATTGGTTTATTGGGTGTTTTGGCGCTTAACTTTTACGAATTTGGATTAGAGCAGAGTTATTACAATAATATGATTACAGTGAGCAAATTCTCAACTGCATTCTCATCATTGTTTATTATTCTAACCATTTTCTTAGTAGCATTAAGTCATAATTTTTATGAAGATCATCCTACCAAAATCTCAGATTTTATTGCTATAAAAGTATTTTTACTGGCCGGAGGAGTTGCAATGGTTTCTTTTGGAAACTTAGCTATGTTTTTCTTAGGAATCGAAATCTTGTCAATTGCGCTTTATGTTTTGGCTGCGAGCGATCGTTTGAACATTAAAAGTAATGAAGCAGGTATGAAATACTTTTTAATGGGATCTTTTGCGTCAGGAATTATCTTGTTCGGAATCTGTTTGATTTACGGAGCAATGGGAAGTTTTGATATTGCAGAAATTCACGAAAGTTCTTTATCAGCCGAATTGCCAATCTGGTTTCCAATTGGAATGATTTTAATGATTATCGGAATGTTGTTTAAAATAGCTGCTGTTCCTTTCCACTTCTGGGCTCCGGATGTTTACGAAGGATCTCCTGCTTTGACAACTGCTTTAATGAGCACTTTGGCTAAAGTTATAGCAATTGCGACACTTTATAAATTAGTTTCGGCATTAAACTTAGTTCCATCTTTAGACAATCAGGATCTTTTAGGGACTTTTGAAACCATTGTCGTGATTATTTCAATTGCTTCTATGACCGTTGGAAATATAATGGCATTGCGTCAGGTAAATGTAAAACGTATGTTAGCTTTTTCAGGAATCTCACATGCAGGTTTTATGTTGATGACTTTGTTAACTGTAGCAACATCAGCAGGTGTTTTACTATATTACACAGCTGCTTATGCATTAGCCGGAATTGCAGCTTTTAGCGTAATATTATATGTTTGCAAAAATCAGGATAACGAAGACATTACAAATTTTCATGGTTTAGGAAAAACAAATCCATTGTTGGCTGCTATCCTTACAGGTTCATTATTATCTATGGCCGGTATTCCAATTTTCTCAGGATTTTTTGCTAAGTTATTCTTATTCAACCAAACAATTCAAGCCGGATATATTGCTCTGGTAATTGTTGCTGTTATTAACTCCATCATTAGTGTTGGATATTATTTCAAGCTAATTCTGGCAATGTATTCTAAAGAACCAAATCAGGAACGTACCGGAAAACCTTTCCTTATTTATGCAGTTGCAATAATTTCAATCGCTTTAAATATTGCTTTAGGTTTATTCCCATCTTTGGTTTTAGACTTATTGAAATAA
- a CDS encoding NADH-quinone oxidoreductase subunit M, which produces MNVSLILIILLIGAFATYFVGDKLASKVALFFSLAALGCSIVLLNHFCAGENISLINAWITKPKISFALNADGLGMAMLLLTAALTPIIIFSSFGNEYKNAKAFYALILFMAFAMTGTFLAADGLLYYIFWELALIPIYFIALIWGNGDAEERRKAVIKFFIYTLAGSLFMLVAFIYLSQKANGSFLIEDLYKLNLSATEQFWIFLAFFLAYAIKIPIIPFHTWQANVYQKAPTVGTMLLSGIMLKMGLYSVIRWQLPIAPLAAKEYMNIFIALGIAGVIYGSIVALRQNDLKKLLAYSSLAHVGLIAAGTYTLTIDGLRGAVFQMIAHGFVVVGLFFAAEIIFRRYETREISQLGGIRTQSPKFTSMFLILVLASVALPSTFNFIGEFTVLYSLSQINIWFAVLGGTTIILGAYYMLKMFQNVMLGETNSKTFADVSVNEGISLVVIIAVLIFFGFYPKPITDLITPSLETILNVINKN; this is translated from the coding sequence ATGAACGTTTCTCTTATATTAATTATTCTTCTAATTGGTGCATTTGCCACTTATTTTGTTGGTGACAAACTAGCATCAAAAGTAGCTTTGTTCTTTAGTTTGGCGGCTTTAGGTTGTTCAATTGTTTTATTAAATCATTTTTGTGCAGGCGAAAACATCAGTTTGATCAATGCCTGGATTACAAAACCTAAAATTTCATTTGCTCTAAATGCAGATGGTTTAGGTATGGCAATGCTTTTGTTGACAGCAGCTTTAACACCAATTATTATATTCTCTTCTTTTGGAAATGAATATAAAAATGCTAAAGCTTTTTATGCTTTAATTTTATTTATGGCTTTTGCTATGACGGGAACTTTCCTTGCGGCAGATGGTCTATTATATTATATTTTCTGGGAGTTAGCACTTATTCCTATTTACTTTATTGCTCTTATTTGGGGTAATGGTGATGCGGAAGAACGCAGAAAAGCAGTAATTAAATTCTTTATCTACACACTTGCTGGTTCATTGTTCATGCTAGTTGCTTTCATCTATTTATCTCAAAAAGCAAATGGCAGTTTCCTTATTGAAGATTTATACAAATTAAACCTATCTGCTACTGAGCAATTTTGGATATTCTTAGCTTTCTTTTTAGCATATGCAATTAAAATTCCAATTATTCCTTTCCATACATGGCAGGCAAATGTTTACCAAAAAGCACCAACTGTTGGAACTATGCTTTTATCTGGTATCATGTTAAAAATGGGATTATACAGTGTTATTCGTTGGCAATTGCCAATTGCACCATTGGCTGCAAAAGAATACATGAATATTTTTATCGCTTTAGGAATTGCCGGAGTTATCTATGGTTCAATCGTAGCTTTAAGACAAAATGACTTAAAGAAATTATTGGCTTATTCTTCTCTTGCTCACGTTGGATTAATTGCTGCAGGAACTTACACATTGACTATTGATGGTTTACGTGGAGCTGTTTTTCAAATGATTGCTCACGGTTTTGTAGTAGTGGGATTATTCTTTGCTGCTGAAATTATTTTCAGAAGATACGAAACAAGAGAAATTTCACAATTAGGAGGCATTCGTACACAATCTCCAAAATTCACTTCTATGTTTTTAATTTTGGTATTGGCTTCTGTAGCTTTACCAAGTACATTTAACTTTATTGGAGAGTTTACTGTTTTGTATAGTCTTTCTCAAATTAATATTTGGTTTGCTGTTTTAGGCGGAACAACTATTATTTTAGGAGCTTATTATATGCTTAAAATGTTTCAAAATGTAATGTTGGGAGAAACAAATTCAAAAACTTTTGCAGATGTTTCTGTTAATGAAGGAATTTCATTAGTAGTAATTATTGCGGTTTTAATTTTCTTCGGATTTTATCCAAAACCAATTACAGATTTGATTACACCAAGTTTAGAAACAATTCTAAACGTTATCAATAAAAATTAA
- the nuoL gene encoding NADH-quinone oxidoreductase subunit L encodes MDTNLALVLVLAPFLGFLINVFFGESLGKTVSGIIGTALIVVSFAATLFFFNQISQTKQAIQVTLFDWIQISNLHINLGFLLDQLSLIWLLFVTGIGSLIHLYSISYMHDDENMHKFFAYLNLFVFFMITLVIGSNLLVLFIGWEGVGLCSYLLIGFWHKNQDYNDAAKKAFIMNRIGDLGLLIGIFILGSMFSTLDYATLKTAIAGATNLNIPLLSLAALCLFIGACGKSAQIPLYTWLPDAMAGPTPVSALIHAATMVTAGIFMVTRLNFVFDLAPDVQTVIAVIGAITSLVAATIGLVQTDIKKVLAYSTVSQLGLMFLALGFGAYEVAVFHVITHAFFKACLFLGSGSVIHGLHGEQDMRKMGGLRKAMPITFWTMLISSLAISGVPFFSGFFSKDEILMTAFHHNKALYVIGSIASIMTAFYMFRLMFLTFFKDFRGTEEQKHHLHESDGLITFPLIILAILATFGGLISLPGNSWLNEYLAPLFTKVAGEEHHLGTTEYTLMGVAVLGGLLGILLAYIKYFKQDNVPEADENITGLTKVLYNKYYVDEAYDAIFVNSINGLSRFFRDSVETGLSALVFGLGKVTNEIAFQGKKLQNGSIGLYLFVFVLGLCAIVSYIFLAK; translated from the coding sequence ATGGATACCAATTTAGCTTTAGTTTTAGTATTAGCTCCTTTTTTAGGATTTTTAATCAATGTTTTCTTTGGGGAAAGTTTAGGAAAAACAGTTTCGGGAATTATCGGGACCGCTCTTATAGTAGTTTCGTTTGCTGCTACACTTTTCTTTTTCAATCAAATTAGCCAAACAAAACAAGCCATTCAGGTTACTTTATTTGACTGGATTCAGATCAGTAACTTACATATCAATCTTGGATTTTTATTAGATCAATTGTCTTTAATCTGGTTGCTTTTTGTAACCGGTATTGGATCATTGATTCACTTATATTCTATTAGTTATATGCACGATGATGAGAATATGCATAAGTTTTTTGCCTATTTAAATTTATTCGTATTTTTCATGATTACGCTTGTAATTGGAAGTAACTTATTAGTTTTATTTATTGGCTGGGAAGGTGTTGGACTTTGTTCGTATTTATTAATTGGATTCTGGCATAAAAACCAGGATTACAATGATGCTGCGAAGAAAGCTTTTATCATGAACAGAATTGGAGATTTAGGTCTTTTGATCGGAATATTCATTCTTGGTTCAATGTTCTCGACTTTAGATTATGCAACTTTAAAAACTGCAATTGCGGGAGCGACTAATTTAAATATTCCGTTGCTTTCATTAGCTGCATTATGTTTATTTATTGGAGCTTGTGGTAAATCAGCACAAATTCCATTATACACTTGGTTACCAGATGCGATGGCTGGACCAACTCCGGTTTCTGCCTTGATTCACGCTGCTACGATGGTTACAGCTGGTATCTTTATGGTAACGAGATTAAACTTTGTATTTGATTTAGCACCGGATGTTCAAACTGTTATTGCTGTTATTGGAGCAATCACTTCATTAGTTGCTGCAACAATTGGTTTAGTTCAGACAGATATCAAAAAAGTATTGGCCTACTCTACCGTTTCTCAATTAGGATTAATGTTTTTAGCTTTAGGATTTGGTGCTTATGAAGTAGCTGTTTTCCACGTAATCACTCATGCTTTCTTCAAAGCTTGTTTATTCTTGGGTTCAGGATCTGTTATTCACGGTTTGCACGGAGAACAAGATATGCGTAAAATGGGTGGTTTGCGTAAAGCAATGCCAATCACTTTCTGGACAATGTTAATTTCATCATTAGCGATTTCCGGAGTTCCATTCTTCTCAGGTTTCTTCTCAAAAGATGAAATTTTAATGACTGCTTTCCACCACAATAAAGCATTATATGTTATTGGATCGATTGCTTCAATCATGACAGCTTTCTATATGTTTAGATTAATGTTCCTTACATTCTTTAAAGATTTCAGAGGAACTGAAGAACAAAAACATCATTTACATGAAAGTGACGGATTGATTACTTTCCCTTTAATTATTTTAGCTATTCTGGCTACTTTTGGCGGATTAATTAGTTTACCTGGAAATAGCTGGTTAAATGAATATTTAGCTCCGCTTTTCACGAAAGTGGCGGGTGAAGAACATCATTTAGGTACAACAGAATATACTTTAATGGGAGTTGCTGTTTTAGGTGGATTACTTGGTATTTTATTAGCTTACATTAAATACTTTAAACAAGATAATGTTCCTGAAGCCGATGAAAACATTACAGGTTTGACAAAAGTTTTATATAACAAATATTATGTAGACGAAGCTTACGATGCAATATTTGTTAACTCTATCAACGGATTGTCAAGATTTTTCAGAGACAGTGTTGAAACAGGTTTATCTGCACTTGTTTTTGGATTAGGAAAAGTAACTAACGAAATAGCTTTTCAAGGTAAAAAACTACAAAACGGAAGTATCGGATTATATCTTTTTGTTTTTGTTTTGGGGCTTTGTGCCATTGTTTCCTATATATTTTTAGCTAAATAA
- the nuoK gene encoding NADH-quinone oxidoreductase subunit NuoK — protein sequence MGNILNQIGIENYIFLSVVLFCIGIFGVLYRRNAIIVFMSIEIMLNAVNLLFVAFSTYHQDAQGQVFVFFSMAVAAAEVAVGLAILVSIFRNLGSISIDNLKNLKG from the coding sequence ATGGGTAATATATTAAATCAAATAGGTATTGAAAACTACATCTTTTTAAGTGTTGTACTTTTCTGTATTGGTATTTTTGGTGTATTGTACAGACGAAATGCTATTATCGTTTTCATGTCTATCGAAATCATGTTGAATGCTGTAAACCTTTTATTTGTTGCTTTTTCGACTTATCATCAAGATGCACAAGGACAAGTCTTTGTATTCTTTTCGATGGCAGTTGCTGCAGCAGAAGTTGCAGTTGGATTGGCTATCTTAGTTTCGATCTTTAGAAATTTAGGTTCGATTAGTATCGATAATTTAAAAAATTTAAAAGGATAA
- a CDS encoding NADH-quinone oxidoreductase subunit J, giving the protein MIHIPDFAHATTVQIIFCFLAFITVITAFLTIYSRNPIHSAIYLVICFFSIAGHYLLLNAQFLAIVHIIVYSGAIMILFLFTIMLMNLNEQREVHRPRITRLGAIVSFCLICIVLIAIFINSKPIVGEYDSTGEDFQSIKVLGKILLNEYMVPFEFASVLLLVAMIGTVLLSKKEKLNK; this is encoded by the coding sequence ATGATACATATTCCTGATTTTGCACACGCAACAACTGTACAAATTATTTTTTGTTTCTTAGCGTTTATTACGGTGATTACCGCTTTTCTGACCATTTACAGCAGAAACCCAATTCATAGTGCTATTTACTTAGTAATTTGTTTTTTCTCGATTGCTGGTCACTATTTACTATTAAACGCTCAATTTTTAGCTATCGTACATATCATAGTCTACTCCGGAGCAATTATGATTTTGTTCCTGTTTACGATCATGTTGATGAATTTGAACGAACAACGAGAAGTTCACCGACCTAGAATTACACGTTTAGGAGCAATTGTTTCTTTCTGTTTGATTTGTATTGTATTGATTGCCATTTTTATCAACTCTAAACCAATAGTTGGCGAATATGACTCAACTGGTGAAGATTTTCAATCGATCAAAGTCCTTGGTAAAATATTATTGAACGAATATATGGTTCCGTTTGAATTTGCTTCGGTCTTACTTTTAGTAGCCATGATTGGAACTGTATTATTGTCTAAAAAAGAAAAATTAAATAAATAA
- a CDS encoding NADH-quinone oxidoreductase subunit I — translation MSIETISLSGRKKMVSNKEMTFLERLYLVAIVKGLFITVKHLFRKKVTIHYPEQVREMSPVYRGQHQLKRDEQGRENCTACGLCALSCPAEAITMKAAERKPDEKHLYREEKYAEIYEINMLRCIFCGLCEEACPKDAIYLTTSKVLVPSSYEREDFIFGKDRLVMPLDVAMKNAQLNNAN, via the coding sequence ATGTCAATAGAAACTATATCATTATCGGGTAGAAAAAAGATGGTCTCTAATAAAGAGATGACTTTTTTAGAGCGATTGTATCTTGTGGCGATTGTGAAAGGATTGTTTATCACTGTTAAACACTTATTCAGAAAAAAAGTGACCATTCACTATCCTGAGCAAGTGCGTGAAATGAGTCCGGTTTATCGTGGTCAACACCAGTTGAAACGCGATGAGCAAGGTCGTGAAAATTGTACTGCCTGTGGATTATGTGCTTTATCATGTCCTGCTGAAGCTATCACGATGAAAGCTGCTGAACGTAAGCCAGACGAGAAACATTTATACAGAGAAGAAAAGTATGCTGAAATCTATGAAATCAATATGCTTCGTTGTATTTTCTGTGGTTTATGTGAAGAAGCTTGCCCAAAAGATGCCATTTATTTGACAACTTCAAAAGTATTGGTTCCTTCTAGCTATGAAAGAGAAGATTTCATTTTTGGAAAAGACAGATTAGTGATGCCTCTTGATGTGGCTATGAAAAACGCTCAACTTAATAATGCTAACTAA
- the nuoH gene encoding NADH-quinone oxidoreductase subunit NuoH, which produces MVDGTFIIEKSVVIVVVFAITMIMAMYSTWAERKVAAYLQDRVGPNRAGWGGLLQPLADGMKLFSKEEFFPNTPNKFLFIVGPAIAMSTALMTSAVIPWGDKLHIFGRDVYLQATDINIALLYFFGVVSVGVYGIMIGGWASNNKFSLMGAIRAASQMVSYEVAMGLSMIALLMMTGTLSLKEISEQQAGMNWNVFYQPLSFLIFLICAFAETNRTPFDLAECENELIGGYHTEYSSMKMGFYLFAEYANMFISATIISVLFFGGYNYPGMSWMVENVGVNTANLLGIAVLFVKICFFIFFYMWVRWTIPRFRYDQLMNLGWRILIPLSIVNIMITGAVILRHDIAAALGF; this is translated from the coding sequence ATGGTAGATGGTACATTTATTATAGAAAAAAGTGTTGTGATTGTTGTGGTTTTCGCTATAACAATGATTATGGCGATGTATTCTACTTGGGCTGAACGTAAAGTTGCGGCTTATCTTCAGGATCGCGTAGGACCAAACCGTGCCGGATGGGGAGGATTATTACAACCTCTAGCTGATGGTATGAAATTATTCTCGAAAGAAGAATTTTTCCCAAATACACCTAACAAATTTTTATTCATTGTAGGTCCGGCAATTGCCATGAGTACAGCCTTAATGACAAGTGCGGTAATTCCTTGGGGAGATAAATTACATATTTTTGGTCGTGATGTTTATTTACAGGCAACCGATATCAATATTGCATTATTATACTTCTTTGGAGTTGTATCTGTTGGAGTTTACGGAATTATGATTGGTGGATGGGCTTCAAACAATAAATTCTCTTTGATGGGAGCTATTCGTGCTGCTTCTCAAATGGTTTCTTATGAAGTTGCCATGGGATTATCAATGATTGCTTTGTTGATGATGACCGGAACTTTAAGTTTAAAAGAAATTTCTGAGCAACAAGCCGGAATGAACTGGAATGTATTTTACCAACCTTTATCATTCCTGATCTTCTTAATTTGTGCTTTTGCAGAAACTAACAGAACTCCTTTTGACTTAGCAGAATGTGAAAACGAATTAATTGGTGGTTACCACACCGAATATTCATCAATGAAAATGGGATTCTATTTATTTGCTGAATATGCAAATATGTTTATCTCAGCTACTATTATTTCTGTTTTATTCTTTGGAGGATATAATTATCCCGGAATGAGCTGGATGGTAGAAAATGTTGGTGTAAATACAGCTAATCTTTTAGGAATTGCAGTATTGTTTGTAAAAATATGTTTCTTCATATTCTTTTATATGTGGGTACGTTGGACAATTCCGAGATTTAGATATGACCAATTAATGAATTTGGGATGGAGAATTTTGATTCCGCTTTCAATTGTTAATATTATGATTACGGGTGCTGTTATTTTAAGACACGATATCGCAGCAGCTTTAGGATTCTAA
- a CDS encoding 2Fe-2S iron-sulfur cluster-binding protein, with translation MKVTIDGQSIDVEPGTTILQAARMIGGDLVPPAMCYYSKLKGSGGKCRCCLVEVSKGSEADPRPMPKLMASCVTGCMDGMEVNSKSSDRVTEARKSVTEFLLINHPLDCPICDQAGECDLQNLSFEHGNPKSRFIEEKRTFEPEDIGPNIQLHMNRCILCQRCVQVADQLTDDRVHGVLDRGDHANISTYISKAIDNEFSGNMIDVCPVGALTDKTFRFKSRVWFNKPYNAHRKCTTPGCCGKTTVWMFGGEIQRVTGRKDEYHEVEEFICNSCRFDHKNVNDWVIEGPREFEKDSVINQNNYTQKLEKVEIDTEKNILMGRDIDRKKISMAEIPLNTNSKNS, from the coding sequence ATGAAAGTAACCATAGACGGTCAAAGTATAGACGTAGAGCCAGGAACAACGATCCTGCAGGCTGCACGTATGATTGGGGGAGATTTGGTGCCGCCAGCCATGTGCTATTACTCAAAATTAAAAGGCAGCGGCGGAAAATGTCGTTGTTGTTTAGTTGAAGTTTCTAAAGGAAGTGAAGCTGACCCAAGACCAATGCCAAAATTGATGGCATCTTGTGTAACAGGATGTATGGACGGAATGGAAGTGAACAGTAAATCTTCTGATCGTGTAACAGAAGCTCGTAAATCTGTAACAGAATTTTTATTAATCAATCACCCGCTAGATTGCCCTATTTGTGATCAGGCCGGTGAGTGCGATTTACAGAATTTAAGTTTTGAACACGGAAATCCAAAATCACGTTTTATTGAAGAAAAAAGAACATTTGAACCAGAAGATATTGGTCCAAATATTCAACTACATATGAACCGCTGTATCTTATGTCAAAGATGTGTGCAAGTTGCAGATCAATTGACAGACGACAGAGTTCACGGAGTATTAGATCGTGGAGATCACGCTAATATTTCAACTTACATTTCAAAAGCTATTGACAATGAGTTTTCAGGAAACATGATTGATGTTTGTCCTGTTGGAGCATTGACTGATAAAACTTTCCGTTTCAAATCCAGAGTTTGGTTCAACAAACCTTACAATGCACACAGAAAGTGTACAACTCCGGGATGTTGTGGAAAAACTACAGTTTGGATGTTTGGAGGAGAAATTCAACGTGTAACCGGTCGTAAAGATGAGTACCATGAAGTGGAAGAATTCATTTGCAACAGTTGTCGTTTTGACCACAAAAATGTAAATGACTGGGTTATCGAAGGACCGAGAGAATTTGAAAAAGATTCTGTTATCAACCAAAATAACTACACTCAAAAATTAGAGAAAGTAGAAATCGATACTGAAAAAAATATCCTTATGGGAAGAGATATTGACCGTAAAAAAATTAGTATGGCTGAAATTCCATTAAACACTAACAGCAAAAATTCATAA